From Acidobacteriota bacterium, one genomic window encodes:
- a CDS encoding tetratricopeptide repeat protein, producing MLTIGLPLFSRADSYQDALASYRSGRNLEALVSVQRAVSQDEGNADYHLLQAKVLAELRQHGDAEKSLRRASELRPQWVEPFYQWGVLLFRRGNFEEAVTRLAKGVELAPDSVKTRFLLGVSHMQINQDHAAMEQFRAVEAADPRYPAVHHSIGRVYFRQGRDAEAIEHFRTELAHNSDHHAARFLLGKALVRTGRDDEAVVQLLRLQGKDVGQGQLHYYLGAAYRRQGKPAEALEALQRSIALNPSSYESHYLLARLYLETGQLGLARKQMAMFEQLRQREKRGRAVDPRKFDREDQEFVEADRDSDGRLTPAEFEDFVNTRVKGFARHGEFFQGLDGNGDGRLDRREFSRRFELLRQLQSP from the coding sequence ATGCTGACGATTGGTCTCCCGCTGTTCTCGCGGGCGGATTCCTATCAGGATGCGTTGGCAAGCTACCGTTCCGGGCGTAACCTGGAGGCGCTGGTGTCCGTGCAGAGAGCCGTGAGCCAGGATGAAGGTAATGCCGACTACCACCTGCTTCAGGCCAAGGTTCTAGCCGAGCTGCGCCAGCACGGCGATGCTGAAAAGAGCCTGAGGCGGGCCAGCGAACTGCGTCCCCAATGGGTGGAGCCTTTCTACCAGTGGGGAGTGCTCCTGTTCAGGCGCGGGAATTTCGAGGAGGCGGTTACGAGGCTGGCCAAGGGAGTCGAGCTCGCACCCGATTCCGTCAAGACTCGCTTTCTTTTGGGCGTCAGCCATATGCAGATAAACCAGGACCATGCGGCCATGGAGCAGTTCAGGGCCGTGGAAGCGGCGGATCCACGCTACCCGGCGGTTCACCACAGCATCGGACGGGTCTATTTTCGGCAGGGCAGGGACGCCGAGGCCATTGAGCACTTCAGAACCGAGTTGGCGCACAATTCCGATCATCACGCAGCCAGATTTCTCCTGGGCAAGGCGCTGGTAAGGACGGGCCGGGACGACGAGGCGGTGGTGCAACTGCTAAGGCTTCAGGGAAAAGACGTGGGTCAGGGGCAACTGCACTACTATCTGGGTGCGGCCTACCGCCGCCAGGGCAAACCTGCGGAGGCCCTGGAAGCGCTTCAGAGGAGTATCGCGCTCAATCCCAGCTCCTATGAATCGCACTACCTGCTGGCTCGGCTCTACCTGGAAACCGGTCAGCTCGGCCTGGCCCGGAAGCAAATGGCCATGTTCGAGCAATTGCGACAGCGAGAAAAGCGGGGAAGGGCGGTCGACCCCAGGAAGTTCGACAGGGAAGATCAGGAATTCGTGGAAGCCGACAGGGATTCCGATGGCCGGTTGACGCCAGCCGAATTCGAGGACTTCGTCAATACGCGAGTGAAGGGATTTGCAAGGCATGGCGAGTTCTTTCAGGGGCTGGATGGCAACGGCGACGGCCGGCTGGATCGCCGGGAGTTCTCCCGGCGCTTCGAGCTATTGCGACAGCTTCAGAGCCCATAG
- a CDS encoding CRTAC1 family protein translates to MAHLIRVTALPEAIPQFVDITRSSNITFRHLNGPERNKRYLFELKGGGAGFFDYDKDGWLDLFMVQGSTLKRFRKGDNPHGTLYRNQGDGTFRDVTRKSGLTRTAWGMGVSIGDYDNDGFADIYLNNLGSNILYKNLGNGTFEDVTERAGVAGSGWTSSSAFGDYDADGDLDLFVCNYIHFDFDNLRPPDPKLVCHYRGTTIPCGPLGLQAGSNRLYRNNGNGTFADVTAESGLDENNHFYSLGVVWADLDDDGDQDLYLANDSTPNQLYVNQGNGTFKEMGLLSGLATSAAGDFQGGMGVDAADYDNDGRLDVFVTNFAHDYSTLYRNRGGLMFEDLTQQAGLIQPEWLLVGWGTGFYDLDHDGWKDIFHSNGHVYPFILDAEWSETYFQPSSIYINQRDGTFRDVREMAGGDLQKELLGRGMAFADFDNDGDMDFLIGNLNGVPRLYRHQGAGPNHWVMFRARGVRSNRDGIGTRITVVTGRLRQVWEVKRTVGIYSASDPRAHFGLGNAGRIDRVEVKWPSGVVQEFKDVAADRHYLIDEAKGLKREFLAETH, encoded by the coding sequence GTGGCGCACCTGATCCGGGTTACGGCCCTCCCGGAGGCGATTCCCCAATTCGTCGACATTACCCGCTCCAGCAACATCACCTTCCGGCACCTGAACGGTCCGGAGCGGAACAAGCGCTATCTGTTCGAGCTCAAGGGAGGTGGCGCTGGTTTCTTTGATTACGACAAGGATGGATGGCTGGACCTTTTCATGGTTCAGGGATCCACCCTGAAGAGGTTCCGCAAGGGAGACAACCCCCACGGTACCCTCTATCGAAACCAGGGAGACGGCACCTTCAGGGATGTGACCCGGAAGTCGGGACTGACGCGCACGGCATGGGGGATGGGAGTCAGCATCGGAGACTACGACAACGACGGCTTCGCCGATATCTACCTCAACAACCTGGGCTCCAACATCCTTTACAAGAACTTGGGTAACGGGACCTTCGAGGATGTCACGGAACGGGCCGGCGTTGCAGGCTCCGGGTGGACCTCCTCCTCGGCCTTCGGCGACTACGACGCGGACGGGGACCTGGATCTGTTTGTCTGCAACTACATCCACTTCGATTTCGACAACCTGCGGCCACCCGATCCCAAGCTGGTCTGTCACTATCGCGGCACCACCATCCCCTGCGGTCCCCTGGGTCTCCAGGCCGGGTCCAACCGACTCTACCGCAACAACGGCAACGGCACCTTTGCCGACGTCACCGCGGAATCCGGATTGGACGAGAACAACCACTTCTATTCTTTGGGCGTGGTGTGGGCCGATCTGGACGACGATGGGGACCAGGACCTCTACCTGGCCAACGACAGCACTCCCAACCAGTTATACGTTAACCAGGGGAACGGCACATTCAAGGAAATGGGACTGCTGAGCGGTCTGGCAACCAGTGCGGCCGGAGACTTCCAGGGCGGCATGGGAGTGGATGCGGCCGACTATGACAACGACGGACGGCTGGACGTCTTCGTAACCAACTTCGCCCACGACTACAGCACGCTCTACCGCAACCGGGGCGGCCTCATGTTCGAAGACCTGACCCAGCAAGCCGGGTTGATTCAGCCGGAGTGGCTGCTGGTCGGTTGGGGCACCGGGTTTTACGACCTCGACCACGACGGCTGGAAGGACATCTTCCATTCCAACGGGCACGTTTATCCCTTTATCCTGGACGCTGAATGGTCGGAGACCTATTTCCAGCCCTCCTCCATCTATATCAACCAGCGGGACGGGACCTTCAGGGACGTGAGAGAGATGGCCGGAGGCGATCTCCAGAAGGAACTCTTGGGACGGGGGATGGCTTTCGCCGACTTCGACAATGACGGCGACATGGACTTCCTCATCGGCAACCTCAACGGGGTCCCCCGGCTCTACAGGCACCAGGGGGCAGGCCCCAACCATTGGGTGATGTTCCGCGCCAGAGGTGTGCGGAGCAACCGGGACGGTATCGGGACCCGCATCACCGTAGTCACCGGCCGGCTCCGGCAGGTCTGGGAGGTTAAACGAACTGTTGGTATCTACTCTGCCAGCGATCCCAGAGCCCATTTTGGGTTGGGGAACGCCGGCCGCATCGATCGGGTGGAGGTCAAATGGCCCAGCGGGGTGGTGCAGGAATTCAAGGACGTGGCCGCTGACCGGCACTACCTGATCGACGAAGCCAAGGGCCTGAAGAGGGAGTTCTTGGCTGAAACCCATTGA
- a CDS encoding FecR family protein has protein sequence MRVIIAIFVLGLLFHGALPAYPRSPDPSSAVTNARPGHVRHISGNPVVLGAGRPQSEPLQAGGWLKSGERVRTRTGDRIEIVLSANSYLRLGGKAQVEVLSDDYPAMDVRLMQGEAVVDSEGSGGKHHVFSVSTSVGNLQVVRPGFYRIRVHRKRPVGVTVFSGRLTWLGPRGRQSELSQRRHYSLDPLSETPSFSRMDKYEWATLDSWGMERSAFLLNCYWGRRPLVSVPELTRPVRANAGYQIKSGVGLRTTGNSRAELLLSPGTYLRLAENTEIEVIGTTYRGMRFRVVHGTVIIESASLNPRIHSLTMSTPSAELQIGTSGLYRLDVLPGEESAVSVYKGRVLWTGAQGRKTQLKSGRRWLLGDSSSSSFKPRSSGLDKDHRKDPINRWSQLRARELVQVNAGLSLASRDSAYPGFGYQNRGGWVLSSKSQWFTYVPFDSSPRSPYGFHYTNIRWIRGRDLRDRITIAGRRRNAYLHGSDNAQSKPPMKITNSVR, from the coding sequence GTGAGAGTCATCATCGCAATTTTTGTCCTTGGACTGCTGTTTCACGGCGCCCTCCCGGCATATCCGCGGTCTCCCGATCCTTCGTCCGCGGTGACCAATGCCCGGCCGGGTCATGTCAGACACATCAGTGGAAATCCTGTTGTCCTGGGCGCCGGGCGTCCGCAATCCGAGCCCTTGCAGGCGGGAGGCTGGCTCAAGTCGGGAGAGCGGGTGCGCACACGGACGGGCGACCGCATAGAAATCGTCCTGTCCGCCAACAGTTATCTGCGCCTCGGCGGGAAGGCGCAAGTGGAAGTCCTGAGCGACGACTACCCCGCCATGGATGTCCGGTTGATGCAGGGAGAGGCAGTGGTCGATTCCGAGGGATCCGGTGGGAAACACCATGTCTTTTCTGTTTCCACATCAGTGGGAAACCTGCAGGTGGTTCGTCCCGGCTTCTACCGGATCCGGGTCCACCGAAAACGGCCGGTCGGCGTCACGGTATTCTCAGGGCGCTTGACCTGGCTGGGGCCCAGGGGCCGGCAATCCGAGTTGAGCCAGCGCAGGCACTATTCACTGGATCCCTTGTCGGAGACTCCCTCCTTCAGCCGCATGGACAAATATGAGTGGGCAACCCTGGATTCCTGGGGAATGGAGCGCTCTGCCTTTCTGCTGAACTGCTACTGGGGACGGCGTCCGCTGGTCTCCGTTCCAGAGTTGACCCGGCCGGTACGTGCCAATGCCGGCTATCAGATCAAGTCCGGAGTCGGTTTGCGGACCACCGGCAACAGCCGGGCGGAGTTGCTGTTGAGTCCGGGAACCTACTTGAGACTCGCCGAAAACACCGAGATCGAGGTAATAGGCACAACCTACAGGGGCATGCGCTTCCGGGTTGTCCACGGCACAGTCATCATCGAATCGGCAAGCTTGAACCCCAGGATTCACTCGCTGACCATGTCCACTCCATCGGCCGAGCTTCAAATTGGGACCAGCGGCTTGTACCGGCTCGACGTCCTTCCGGGTGAGGAGTCGGCTGTTTCCGTTTACAAGGGAAGAGTGCTGTGGACAGGAGCGCAGGGGAGGAAGACCCAACTTAAATCCGGCAGGCGCTGGCTCCTCGGGGATTCATCTTCTTCTTCGTTCAAGCCGAGGTCGTCGGGCCTCGACAAGGACCACCGAAAGGACCCTATCAACCGCTGGAGCCAGCTGCGGGCACGGGAACTTGTTCAGGTGAACGCCGGTCTCTCCCTGGCGAGTCGGGATTCCGCCTACCCCGGCTTCGGCTATCAGAACCGAGGGGGTTGGGTTCTCAGTTCCAAGTCACAATGGTTCACCTATGTTCCCTTCGACTCCTCCCCTCGCTCGCCCTATGGATTCCACTACACCAACATCCGTTGGATTCGAGGACGCGACCTGCGGGACCGGATAACGATAGCCGGAAGACGCAGAAACGCATACCTGCACGGCTCCGATAACGCCCAGTCCAAGCCGCCCATGAAAATAACCAATTCGGTACGGTGA
- a CDS encoding IPT/TIG domain-containing protein has protein sequence MKVIRSNWLYFLVVPLTALVVAGALWAELKQPGRTVHWVIKPVPALSNISPNSSPSRDSTLTITVSGDGFVDGASLVQWDGEDLPTTFESTSELTARISPQRLSTPGDVAITVFNPEPGGGNSTSMTFTVMESEPSLDLFVPVVVSWSGANGSTYTSEMTLTNKTDAAVTLSFRYTATPSNVTGLVSDVQLPPGQQIESDAIDYLKGLGLPIASSGNRVGTVMVRALGTSSPADVAVTVRISSPVPEGRVGLSYMAVPVATDALTGPSYLCGLRQNETDRTNVAVQHAGASGNITLRVSVFSGDANLSDPQLVSEVALPPGGFKQFNSILHSEGLTLDQGYVKIERISGEAPYYAYAVINDQVNSDSSFVSPVREDWMTGRSGLTLPVVVETAEFHSEVIVSNWSTEDKTLTLDFVDSDIDGGKLSFSMDIEAGSQQILGDFIDQIRQSGFEAQLPSDGSYAGPLMLTVDGDGDTEGDGDGLFLGARTMTPGGGGQYGFFYLAVPAGTEFSTGAWLYGLQQDSEDRTNLGLLTTSSVDSDANTYEIGLYDGATGLMVQTLTQEVSANQWAQIEMILEKAGISQGYAHVKRTAGANDFITYAVINDGGQPNERSDDGAFVLGVADIAQ, from the coding sequence ATGAAGGTCATCCGTTCAAATTGGCTGTATTTTCTGGTCGTTCCCCTGACGGCCCTGGTCGTAGCCGGCGCGCTTTGGGCGGAATTAAAGCAACCGGGCCGGACTGTGCACTGGGTCATCAAGCCGGTACCCGCTCTCTCCAACATCTCCCCCAATTCCTCCCCGTCACGCGACTCCACCCTCACCATAACCGTAAGCGGCGACGGGTTCGTGGACGGTGCCTCGCTGGTGCAGTGGGACGGGGAAGATCTGCCCACCACCTTTGAGAGCACCAGCGAACTCACGGCTCGCATCTCCCCACAACGGCTATCCACCCCGGGGGACGTCGCCATTACCGTTTTCAATCCGGAGCCCGGCGGCGGGAACTCCACCTCGATGACCTTCACCGTCATGGAATCGGAACCTTCTCTGGATCTGTTCGTTCCGGTGGTGGTGTCCTGGTCGGGAGCCAACGGCTCAACCTATACCTCGGAGATGACCCTGACCAACAAGACGGACGCCGCGGTCACCCTGAGTTTCCGATATACCGCTACGCCCAGCAATGTAACCGGGTTGGTCTCCGATGTTCAATTGCCACCGGGCCAGCAAATTGAATCCGATGCCATCGACTATTTGAAAGGCCTGGGGCTGCCGATTGCATCCTCGGGCAATCGAGTGGGAACGGTGATGGTGCGCGCCCTGGGAACTTCGTCGCCCGCGGATGTGGCCGTGACGGTCAGAATCAGCTCGCCGGTGCCCGAGGGACGAGTCGGGCTTTCCTATATGGCCGTGCCGGTGGCCACCGATGCTCTCACCGGGCCGTCCTATCTCTGCGGCCTGCGGCAGAATGAGACCGACCGCACCAACGTGGCCGTCCAGCACGCGGGAGCTTCCGGAAACATCACGCTGCGTGTGAGTGTCTTTTCGGGGGATGCCAACCTTTCCGATCCGCAACTGGTCTCGGAGGTGGCGCTGCCGCCGGGCGGGTTCAAGCAGTTCAACAGTATTTTGCATTCGGAAGGTCTGACGCTGGACCAGGGCTATGTGAAAATCGAAAGAATCTCCGGGGAAGCGCCTTACTACGCCTATGCGGTGATCAACGATCAGGTAAATTCCGATAGTTCCTTTGTGTCTCCCGTTCGGGAAGACTGGATGACCGGGCGTTCCGGATTGACTCTTCCGGTTGTCGTCGAGACCGCGGAGTTCCACAGCGAGGTGATCGTCTCCAATTGGTCCACAGAGGACAAGACGCTGACTCTTGATTTCGTCGACAGTGACATCGACGGGGGGAAACTCTCTTTTTCGATGGACATCGAGGCGGGCTCGCAGCAGATCCTGGGAGACTTCATCGATCAGATCAGGCAATCCGGATTTGAAGCTCAATTGCCGAGTGATGGTTCCTACGCCGGCCCCTTGATGCTCACGGTCGACGGAGACGGGGACACGGAGGGTGACGGAGACGGACTGTTTCTGGGAGCCCGAACCATGACGCCAGGAGGAGGCGGACAGTACGGTTTTTTCTACCTGGCGGTGCCTGCCGGGACCGAGTTCAGCACCGGGGCCTGGTTGTATGGGTTGCAGCAGGATAGCGAGGACCGCACCAATTTGGGCCTGCTGACGACTTCGAGCGTGGACAGCGATGCCAATACCTATGAAATCGGTCTCTATGATGGAGCCACCGGGCTCATGGTGCAAACACTCACCCAGGAAGTTTCCGCCAATCAATGGGCCCAGATCGAAATGATCTTGGAGAAGGCCGGAATATCCCAGGGTTACGCCCACGTCAAGCGAACGGCTGGAGCCAACGACTTTATTACCTACGCGGTGATCAACGACGGTGGACAGCCGAATGAACGCAGTGACGATGGGGCTTTTGTTCTAGGAGTTGCGGACATTGCCCAGTAG